From Bacteroidota bacterium, one genomic window encodes:
- the nosZ gene encoding Sec-dependent nitrous-oxide reductase — MKKILNIKYSSILIMSLFVVILALLTVSCGGDDKDKKGDEYVGGTNISGKPYGKESFGDVVKRRGLNAEDVLAAAKTYTPDNLKDEYVSLNSGGQEGNLPMYTIPSMRMLKYVPTNTRQPYSGFGYSEETYKLLEDGFIEGQEILWGDTHHPGFSETDGIYNGKWAVINDKANPRVYVFDLKDWHVKQVIKSPIYRSNHGGCFFTPDSRYFMEASQYPSPMDWKYHELSEANFEKYWRGGLTYWRFDNEKGRVDKKASFTFEFPPYTQDLSDAGKLASYGWGFTNSFCTEMYYGGIESGRPPFEAGCSSRDVDYLHVTNWKKAEELLKNGTIKPMMVRGHRVIKMEDAIKHNLFFLIPEPKSPHGVDVDPTGQYIIVAGKLDSHAWVYKFDKIMDAIKNKKFEGKDRFGIPIIKLEDALHGSVEVGLGPLHSQYDSKEGVVYTSIYVDSRITKWDYINLKVLGFVPSHYNVGHLVAASGDTQDPHGKYLISLNKLSIDRFNPVGPLHPQNHQLIDISEDGDPKVIYDLPLPMGEPHYTALMHVDQFKSEAVYELGTNIATNEKSDFFTELGAEKTDVKGKDVHVHGTIKEGKVTPADLNVEQGQTVYLHLTNHGQSKLDHYVYQVSSYDKMYHYSPGETATIKFKAEKAGMYPLLLDSQNSPDKRQLVGYLAVKFNKTAETDRVLAYTDRINADMKMQSFKPSSIELENLLPGELQYLNYGCSACHKFGEEFNGPDLLMIEKRRDDKWLKEWIMDPKSKMKDADIEAMRQTYKLEMPDQNVSEEDVTKIIAFMKAKTEQVMKEKSTETTTEIKGGDYGNGKEIYDGLCMACHATGVTGAPKFDEKERWSTIAEQGMDVLNDHAIKGFQGEKGVMPPKGGNPALSDDDIKNAIKYMLHQTGTTAK, encoded by the coding sequence ATGAAGAAGATATTAAATATAAAATACAGCTCTATATTAATTATGAGCTTATTTGTTGTCATATTAGCCTTGCTTACCGTAAGTTGTGGTGGTGACGACAAAGACAAAAAAGGAGATGAATACGTAGGTGGAACAAATATTTCGGGAAAACCTTACGGAAAGGAATCTTTTGGTGATGTGGTAAAACGAAGAGGCCTAAATGCCGAAGACGTTTTAGCTGCAGCTAAAACTTATACTCCTGATAATTTAAAAGATGAATATGTATCTTTAAACTCAGGAGGACAGGAAGGAAACTTACCTATGTACACTATTCCTTCTATGCGTATGTTGAAATACGTTCCAACTAATACACGTCAGCCATACTCTGGCTTTGGCTATAGTGAAGAAACTTATAAATTATTAGAAGATGGTTTCATCGAGGGACAGGAAATTCTTTGGGGAGATACACACCACCCCGGATTCTCTGAAACCGATGGAATATATAATGGGAAATGGGCAGTTATTAACGACAAAGCCAATCCGAGAGTGTATGTTTTTGATTTGAAAGACTGGCATGTAAAACAAGTAATTAAAAGTCCTATATACAGATCAAACCACGGTGGATGTTTCTTTACACCTGATTCGCGTTACTTTATGGAAGCCTCACAGTATCCTTCTCCAATGGATTGGAAATATCATGAGTTGAGTGAAGCTAATTTTGAAAAATACTGGAGAGGTGGACTTACGTATTGGCGTTTTGATAACGAAAAAGGAAGAGTAGATAAAAAAGCATCTTTTACATTTGAATTTCCTCCTTACACACAGGATTTATCTGATGCAGGTAAATTAGCCAGTTATGGTTGGGGATTTACAAATTCATTCTGTACCGAAATGTATTATGGAGGTATCGAAAGTGGTCGCCCTCCATTTGAAGCGGGCTGTTCTTCGAGAGATGTAGATTATTTACACGTAACCAATTGGAAAAAAGCAGAGGAACTGTTGAAAAACGGAACTATTAAACCTATGATGGTGCGTGGCCATAGAGTTATTAAAATGGAAGATGCCATAAAACACAATCTATTTTTCTTAATTCCCGAACCAAAATCACCTCACGGAGTTGATGTTGACCCTACAGGGCAGTACATAATTGTTGCCGGTAAATTAGACTCTCATGCCTGGGTTTATAAGTTTGATAAAATAATGGATGCTATCAAAAATAAAAAGTTTGAGGGCAAAGACAGATTTGGTATTCCTATTATTAAATTAGAAGATGCCTTACACGGAAGTGTTGAAGTTGGTTTAGGACCATTACACAGTCAATATGACAGTAAAGAAGGAGTGGTTTACACTTCTATTTATGTAGATTCACGTATTACAAAGTGGGATTATATTAATCTGAAAGTATTAGGTTTTGTACCATCTCACTATAATGTAGGTCACCTTGTAGCTGCTTCGGGCGATACACAGGATCCACACGGAAAATATCTGATTTCTTTAAATAAATTATCTATTGACCGATTTAATCCTGTAGGACCCTTGCACCCGCAAAACCACCAGTTAATTGATATTAGCGAAGATGGCGATCCTAAAGTTATTTATGATCTGCCTCTGCCAATGGGCGAGCCGCATTATACTGCACTAATGCATGTTGATCAATTTAAATCAGAGGCTGTTTATGAACTGGGAACAAATATTGCTACTAATGAAAAATCCGATTTTTTCACTGAACTGGGTGCTGAAAAAACTGATGTAAAAGGAAAAGATGTACATGTTCATGGAACTATCAAAGAAGGTAAAGTTACTCCTGCAGATTTAAATGTTGAACAGGGGCAAACTGTATATTTACACCTTACAAACCACGGTCAAAGCAAATTAGACCATTACGTTTATCAGGTATCTTCTTATGATAAGATGTATCACTACAGTCCGGGTGAAACGGCTACAATTAAATTTAAAGCTGAAAAAGCAGGAATGTATCCATTACTGCTAGATTCACAAAATAGTCCTGACAAGCGTCAACTAGTTGGATATTTAGCTGTAAAATTCAACAAAACAGCCGAAACTGACCGGGTATTGGCATATACTGACAGAATTAACGCCGATATGAAAATGCAATCGTTTAAACCTTCATCCATTGAGTTGGAAAACTTACTACCGGGTGAGTTACAATATCTAAATTATGGATGTAGTGCATGTCATAAATTTGGTGAAGAATTCAATGGTCCGGATTTATTGATGATAGAAAAACGCAGAGATGATAAGTGGCTGAAAGAATGGATCATGGATCCAAAATCTAAAATGAAAGATGCCGATATTGAGGCTATGCGTCAAACTTACAAATTAGAGATGCCGGATCAGAATGTTTCTGAAGAAGATGTAACTAAAATCATTGCCTTCATGAAAGCCAAAACAGAGCAGGTAATGAAAGAGAAATCCACTGAAACTACCACTGAAATTAAGGGTGGTGATTATGGTAATGGTAAGGAAATCTACGACGGACTGTGTATGGCCTGTCATGCAACAGGTGTTACCGGTGCTCCTAAATTTGACGAAAAGGAACGTTGGTCTACTATAGCCGAACAGGGAATGGATGTTCTAAATGATCACGCCATCAAAGGGTTCCAGGGAGAAAAAGGAGTTATGCCTCCAAAAGGAGGAAACCCTGCTTTATCTGACGATGATATTAAAAACGCAATTAAATACATGTTACACCAGACTGGTACAACAGCTAAATAA
- a CDS encoding cytochrome C: protein MKKSNWFIMVVAGIVSLALFATDTFAQQTLEDVKTARGLNDQDVLAAVKTFMPRGGRDEYFSIVGTGNSGTMIVYGMPSMRIYKYVGVFSPEPWQGYGFDDESSLVLKKSSMDNRISTYGDMRFPAFSEKDGNYDGHFAFFSDGANSRIALMGLDDFETKQVLSNPLFISTYPGVAVTQNTEYIIQSSQYPAPWDYKTADVSTEFDDKFKSGVTFWKFVEGENVHKSRMIKEKSVTLELPPYTLDYFDTGKKASDGLMVGLAEKDGKNFVYVIDYNKLSTLTTKKINDFNVVSFDEAKKNSAVGFIALPSSANTVKVTPDGKYFVVGADNTLVFDFAKAKDALGKDTPIDAASVQKTSIAIGKDVIDIAFDQRENTAFASSHGDSKIVRFNYESGKTESELKLSFKPSFLMTPQGMSASPHSNYLTVVDKEGLYDNYPDVGPVRPSFQHLIDISSDEMADIYTMSLPQANVYGSVAVLRTTIKPIIRYPLGTNTRTGEISRYKTVAGQEKIEREGNRVHIFGTLIRSHITPEIVTVNEGDVVTFHLTNLERAEDETHGFTVDTYGVHGSFEPGKTASVTFTADRPGVFPYYCTEFCSALHLEMEGILLIRPKGYVDVEQKDVVLTEEELAEYKKLYEEKLVVIDDTQEIINGVVTWLKENNFQDYPYVAALVDDAFDQLDQAKTSKENHERYAKEGKYKDAFLWAEQYWQYQVKTADVGLRAKKLLSEKVDVEE from the coding sequence ATGAAAAAATCAAATTGGTTTATCATGGTTGTTGCCGGAATTGTATCACTGGCGCTCTTTGCTACTGATACCTTTGCACAGCAAACACTCGAAGATGTTAAAACAGCACGGGGCTTAAATGACCAGGATGTGCTGGCAGCAGTAAAGACCTTCATGCCACGTGGTGGTCGTGATGAGTATTTTTCAATTGTAGGTACAGGAAATTCCGGAACTATGATTGTATACGGTATGCCATCAATGCGAATTTATAAATACGTAGGAGTATTTTCTCCTGAACCATGGCAAGGCTATGGCTTTGATGATGAAAGTTCATTGGTATTAAAAAAATCATCAATGGATAACAGAATTAGCACCTATGGAGATATGCGTTTCCCGGCTTTTTCTGAAAAAGACGGAAATTATGACGGGCATTTCGCTTTCTTCTCAGATGGAGCTAACTCCAGAATTGCACTGATGGGATTAGATGATTTTGAAACTAAACAGGTATTGTCAAATCCACTTTTCATCAGTACTTATCCGGGCGTAGCTGTTACGCAAAATACTGAATATATTATACAGTCAAGTCAATATCCTGCTCCATGGGATTATAAGACAGCAGATGTATCAACTGAGTTTGACGATAAGTTTAAATCAGGTGTTACTTTCTGGAAGTTTGTAGAAGGAGAAAATGTTCACAAAAGCAGAATGATTAAAGAAAAATCAGTCACGCTTGAACTACCTCCGTATACATTAGATTACTTTGATACCGGAAAAAAAGCTAGTGACGGATTAATGGTTGGGTTAGCAGAAAAAGACGGTAAAAATTTTGTTTATGTAATCGACTATAATAAACTGTCAACTTTAACTACCAAAAAAATAAATGACTTTAATGTAGTTTCTTTTGATGAGGCTAAAAAAAATAGTGCAGTTGGGTTTATTGCCCTACCGTCATCAGCAAACACAGTAAAAGTAACCCCTGATGGCAAATACTTTGTTGTAGGAGCAGATAATACTCTGGTTTTTGATTTCGCAAAAGCAAAAGATGCTTTAGGTAAAGATACACCTATTGATGCTGCAAGTGTACAAAAAACAAGTATCGCTATCGGAAAAGATGTAATTGATATTGCATTTGACCAACGGGAAAACACCGCCTTTGCATCATCTCATGGTGACAGCAAAATAGTTCGTTTTAACTATGAGTCCGGTAAAACAGAATCAGAGTTAAAATTAAGCTTTAAGCCAAGTTTCTTAATGACTCCTCAGGGAATGTCGGCTTCGCCTCATTCAAATTACTTAACAGTAGTTGATAAAGAAGGTTTATACGATAACTATCCCGATGTAGGGCCTGTACGCCCAAGTTTCCAACATTTAATTGATATTTCATCAGACGAAATGGCTGATATATATACAATGAGCTTACCACAAGCAAATGTGTATGGTTCTGTTGCTGTATTGCGAACTACTATTAAACCCATTATACGATATCCGTTGGGTACCAACACTCGTACCGGAGAGATTTCGAGATACAAAACTGTTGCAGGACAGGAAAAAATTGAACGTGAAGGTAACAGAGTACACATATTTGGAACATTGATCCGTTCTCATATTACTCCTGAAATTGTTACTGTTAACGAAGGTGATGTAGTTACTTTCCACTTGACTAATTTAGAACGTGCAGAAGATGAGACTCACGGTTTTACTGTAGATACCTATGGTGTTCACGGTAGTTTTGAACCGGGAAAAACAGCTTCTGTTACTTTTACGGCAGACAGACCCGGAGTATTCCCTTATTACTGTACAGAATTTTGTTCTGCTTTACACTTAGAAATGGAAGGTATTTTATTAATACGTCCAAAAGGATATGTTGATGTTGAGCAAAAAGATGTTGTTCTTACCGAAGAGGAATTAGCCGAATACAAAAAACTTTATGAAGAAAAGCTTGTTGTAATTGACGACACACAGGAAATAATCAATGGAGTGGTTACGTGGTTAAAGGAAAATAATTTCCAGGATTATCCGTATGTAGCAGCCTTGGTTGATGATGCATTCGATCAGTTAGATCAGGCTAAAACATCTAAAGAAAATCACGAGAGATATGCTAAAGAAGGTAAATATAAAGATGCTTTCTTATGGGCAGAACAGTATTGGCAATATCAGGTTAAAACAGCCGATGTTGGCTTACGTGCCAAAAAACTCTTAAGTGAGAAAGTTGATGTAGAAGAGTAA